The region AAACAGCATCATCCTTATCCCGACGACGCCCTCATGATTGATGCCTTGGCCAACGAAGAGCTGAGCAAGCTCGGATCGGCCTCGACTTCCAAGAGGAGAGTCGTCTGGAGACTGGCCAGCAATCAACGAAAGTTTAGTGATTGGCTGCAAACCAGGGGTAGGGAGAGCATAGCGAGCCGGCTCAACGGCAGTGATCAGCAGCAATGGTCGTTGAAAAAAGATTACCAAGACTTCACCGAAGACATGGGAAAACACACTATCTCTTTCAAGCGGCTTCGGCAGTACCAGCAAGTCGTTGAGGCGAACGCAGCGTCGGGGTTGTCCCCTGAGCCGGCAAGTGGCCGCGAACCGGCCGGTCTGGACGGCCGTTCGGATTCACGTGCCGAGTTCAGATCAACTTCGCCGCTGCAGCAGGTTGATCCACCGATCGAAAGCCGCAGCGGATTGTCGCTCGACCATACCGAATGGCTGGGCGACCAGCATATCCAGACGGATTATGAGCTGCTAATGCAGGACTTGCAGCGAAACGATCCGGATCTCGCAGCCAGGACGCGGCTTATCGATCCCCTGATAGCCCATTATCATCTGCGCCTGGGCGATGAGAGCACCGCGCTGAGCGCTTTCCAGCGCATCGTTAATGATCAGAATGGAAGAGATACAGCCGACTTCCTGTTCCTTCCAGTGAGCGATGCCAGTGCTTCGGATCCTGATCACCGCGGCACCCATTGGTCGCTGCTACTCGTTGACCGTCGCAACCGCGAGGGGCCGGCTGCCTATCACTATGACTCCTTCCGGGGCCAGAACAACGAGTTTGCAGCAATGCTCGCACAAAGGTTGGGTACCCGTCTGGAGCCCGTCCGCATGACCCAACAGCGCAACGACTATGATTGCGGAGTCTTCGTGGTTGACGGCACGCGGGCGCTCGTTAGACGACTGGCACGAAGAGGCCGGCCAGCCGTGCTGCACCTCGACAACCTCGTCGCCGATCGGGAGCAACTCCAACGACGTCTGAGCCCCGCGCCCAACAGTGCTCGAGCGGGGGCTGCGGCGGCTGAACCGGAGTCCTCCACACAGATCGCCGATCCCGCAGAGTTTTGGCATGGAGTGGCTCAACCCGGCCAGCTTCCCGATAGCTGGAATACAGCGACCTTCCGGCAGGATTTGCCGTCAGCCGCCTATTCACCGGTGCAAAGCGTCAATCCGCCAGACGCACCATGGGAGCAAAGCTTGGGGGCATCGATCTTCGGCACCCCACAGTACACGCTGCCTGTGGACGACTTGGGAGGATTTGTCCCTCCGAGCTGGCGACACGGCAATCAACCGGTACCAGATGACCTTCTGCCTGCAATGTACTTGTTTGACTTGCTGCCGAGCGCGGACAAACCCACCAACTTCAGTATCCATGGTGTGCCCTACACGGCCACTCTGGGGCCATCAGGCATGCAGAGCGACATTTACCTTTTCCTGCAATAGGGTGGAGATGGATCGAGCAATAGATGCCAGTCGTTCTTGAAAAGCACCAAACCGTTGAGAGAGAATCCGTTTTTACGCGGCCACGTGCAGCGCGCCAACCCAGATGAGACGATCCCCAGTGCCGGGGGCGACATCGAATGTGCACGTCGCCAGTCTTCCTTCAAAACGTGACGTTTGGCCAGCATCCCAAGAGGCGACGGCTGTCGCATCTGAGGTGTAGACAGATACGGATGCGGGAAGAGCCTCGGGTGCGAAGGATGCTGGCGCGGTCGCTGAAGTGCTTAGTGCCGTCTATGACGGCCTACCCTTTGCGGGTTCTACTATGGCTTCAGGCCAGGACGAAACCCGCCCATGGCGCCGGATGCATTTCATACAGCGATCATGAGCCAACGTGTGAGTTGGGTGCTCGATGCCGACCCGTATCCTGCAACTAATGCCTGCGGGCGGGTGCCGCGGTGGACCGACTTGTTCATCACGCAACGATCATTCGAAATGAACGTTGAAAGCTATCGACGACGTTCCACCCATGGGGGTCAAACGCCGGCGCGGCAGGCCAGCCTCATTCGCGACAATCAAAGGCACCGCCAGTTTGTCGCGCGCATTGCCTCGCCTGAACTGCTCCCTGAGAATGGGTTATTGCCTCATCTAAATTGCTCCCGCCGAATCAACCTCGGGAGCTGTGATGAGGAAGGTCAGCATGGCGACACGTGCGGAATTGGTGGCAGCGATCAGTTGTCGCTATGTGTTAGGCGGGCGGGCCGAGAAGGCGAGGATGTTAGACGAGTTCGTGGCGCTCACGGGCTTTCATCGCAAGCATGCGATGCGACTGCTGCGAGGAGAACGCAAACCGGCGAAGGGTGGTCCTCGGCCAGGGCGCCGGGTTTACGGCGACGACGTGCGGGCAGCGCTCGTCGTTGTTTGGGAGGCGTCGGATCGAATTTGCGGCAAGCGACTACACCCCCTGTTGCCAACACTAATCGAAGCGATGGAACGTCATGGACACGGCGATATGAATAGCGAGACGCGCCGGCGACTCTTGACGATGAGCCCAGCGACGATTGATCGGGTCCTCAAGGATGGTTCGCGAGCAAACGGTACTGATCACTGCGTTGGCCGAACTGCGCAAGTTGCTGCCGTTCCCGCTGCTGGGCTTCGACACCGATAACGACAGTGTGTTCATGAACGAGAGTGTTCATGAGTATTGCTTGCGCGATAATATCGAACTTACCCGTTGCCGCCCTTACCGAAAGAATGATCAGGCATTTGTCGAGCAGAAGAATGGCGCAATCGTGCGCAAGATCGTTGGATACCGACGCTTCGAGGGGCTGCGAGCCACTCGGGAGCTGGCCAAGCTTTATTCGTCAATGCGGTTGTTCGTGAATTTCTTTCAGCCATCATTCAAGCTGAAAGAAAAGCACCGTGACGGAGCCAAGGTGATCAAGCGCTATCATCGTCCTGCCACACTCTTCCAGCGGCTGCTTGACGACCCACGCACGCCGGAGGATACATGCCTTTGGCTCAAGGCGATGTACCTGACGCTCGAAGACTTTCTTTCTGGCTTACGGATTGCTTGGCGTGGTGGTGAAGTGAAACCGACTGCCAGCTCCAAGCCAGCGGCCAAGCGAGAGCGGCGGAGGCCCGATCCTCTACTCGCCGTCACTGCCGAACTCGAGGAATGGTTCGAGGCGGAGCCTTGGCGAACTTCGCGAGAGTTGCTTGAACGCTTGCAGGTCAAATGCCCCGGCGTGTATCCCGACGGCCTCATTCGGACCGTGCAGCGCCGAATGAAAATCTGGCGCAGTACACAGGCCATGCGCTGGTGTTCGGGCCATTCGCCGATGCCGCGCGGCAGACGGAAAGTATAGAGGTCGGGCAGTGAGATCATTACCGAACAATACAGGATCGTCATCCGCGCTCTTACCGCCAGGTTGGCCTTCGACAACCGACCCCACCGGAAAACATGATGACCGCCCGCGAAGCCGCCCGCTCGCTACAGCGCTATTGAGAGGCGCGCTCGCGAGCGGCTTCGCTACCTCCGTCACCTGCACCAGGTGCGGGGATACGATCGGAACAACCCGTGAGGCATTCGAAAACATCGAGTGAGCCAACGACATTATTCTCCGGGAACACTCTTGGGTGAGGCAATACGGCGTCTCATCCTGATCGCCGCCCCATAGGTCGCATAACTATCAGGCGTGCAACGGGTTCTGCAAGCAGCTACACCGCAATGGTTCCGTTGCCTGAGGCGGCGAAATCAGAAAGGCCGGCGGAAAGATTGGTTGGAATCGGAAATTCTGACGGCACCCTTCACGCTGCATGTCCAACACATCACTCGAACTGCTTAAATGAAGGCCAATTTTAGCGGGCTCCGCATGGCAAGCGGCAAGCTGGCGAGCCTCTGTGTCGGCCTGATGGTCGAGTGCAGACGATTGTCGGCAAGCCGTCGCCATATGGTGTTCGGCCATGCCTTGAGGGCATGATTGGATCTGGCTTTAGCATGCTGGGCGGCGGTCGGCAGGCATTAGGATCGAGGTTCCAAATTTGAATTTCCGGAGGACCGGCATCGATGTACCCAAGACGGAACCAGCCGCGCGATGACGATTCTCGCGAAGTAAGTGGGTGGATCGAAGGCGTGACCGGAGCTTTCGAGACGGACGCCTGGATCGACGACTACTATTCAGAGAGCCGAGACCTGGAACAGGATCCGAGCGACTTGCGCGGGCAGCAAGACGTCGATGCCGCAACGGAGACTCACGTGGCCTCAACCAAGGTTCGCGTCGGCGCCAAGCGTGGTCGCCCCGCCGACCGAGACATGCATCCTGATGACGAGACCCGCATCAACCAGTTCGCGGAAGCAGTCCGAAACTACGAAATTCTACCCGACGGTAGCGTCGGCCGAGGGGACGGAAGGGTTCCCGAGGCTACCGTCGAGAACAATTTAGGGATTCTTAGGAGGTTCGCTCGTTGGCTCCGAGCAGAAAACAGAGATTCGATGGCTTCTCGGCTTTTAAACGATCCAGATTCGCTAGCCGGTGATATCGCGGATTACTGGGCAAACGGTGGGGACGATCGTAAGCGTCTTAACTCAGCACTGTCTCATTTCAGGAGGCTCTCGCCTGAGGGGCAAGAACTCCAAGCCGTTGGACCTGGGCCGCGCCTGATGGGCCGCCGAATTCATGATCCTTATCCCGACGACGCCCTCATTATTGAGGCCTTGGCCAACGAAGAGCGGAGTAAGCTCCGACCGGTCTCGACTTCCCGGAAAAATGCCAGTAACCAACGAAAATTTAGCGCTTGGCTCAAAAGGGAGGGCAGGGAGAGCATAGTCAGCCGACTCACGGGTACTGATGAGCAGCAACGGTCGTTGCAGGAGGATTTTAGGAAATTTACCGAGGCCGAGGGAAAAGTGGTCGTGAGTTTAGATCGGCTGCGGCAGTATCTAGGCGCCGAGTCCCAGTTGAAACAGCATCATCCTTATCCCGACGACGCCCGCATCATTGATGACCTAGCCAACGAAGAGCTGAGCAAGCTCGGATCGGACTCGACTTCCAAGAGGAATGTTGTCCGGATTACGGCCATAAATCAACGGAGGTTTAGTAATTGGCTCCAAAAGAATGGTAGGGGGAGCATAGCCAGTCGCCTGACTGGCAGTGATCAGCAGCAAGGGTCGTTGAAGGACGATTTTAGGGGCTTTACCAAGGCTGAAGGAAGAATAAACGTGGGTTTTGATCGGCTGCGGCAGTATCTAGGCGCCGAGTCCCAGTTGAAGCAGCATGATCCTTATCCCGACGACGCCCTCATTATTGAGGCCTTGGCCAACGAAGAGCAGAGTAAGCTCGGACCGGTCTCGACTTCCCGGAAAAATGCCAGTAACCAACGAAAATTTAGCGATTGGCTCAAAAGGGAGGGCAGGGAGAGCATGGTCAGCCGACTCACCGGTACTGATGAGCAGCAACGGTCGTTGCAGGAGGATTTTAGGGCCTTTACCAAGGAGGAAGGAAAAAAAGTGGTCGTGAGTTTCAATCGGCTGCGGCAGTATCTAGGCGCCGAGTCGCAGTTGAAACAGCATGATCCTTATCCCGATGACGCCCGCATCATTGATGACCTAGCCAAGGAAGCGCTGAGCAAGCTCGGATCGAACTCGACTTCGCAGAGGAAAGTAGTCTTGAATCTGGCCAGCAATCAACGGAGGTTTAGTGATTGGCTCCGAAAGAAGGGTCGGGGGAGCA is a window of Rhizobium sp. CIAT894 DNA encoding:
- a CDS encoding Ulp1 family isopeptidase, which gives rise to MYPRRNQPRDDDSREVSGWIEGVTGAFETDAWIDDYYSESRDLEQDPSDLRGQQDVDAATETHVASTKVRVGAKRGRPADRDMHPDDETRINQFAEAVRNYEILPDGSVGRGDGRVPEATVENNLGILRRFARWLRAENRDSMASRLLNDPDSLAGDIADYWANGGDDRKRLNSALSHFRRLSPEGQELQAVGPGPRLMGRRIHDPYPDDALIIEALANEERSKLRPVSTSRKNASNQRKFSAWLKREGRESIVSRLTGTDEQQRSLQEDFRKFTEAEGKVVVSLDRLRQYLGAESQLKQHHPYPDDARIIDDLANEELSKLGSDSTSKRNVVRITAINQRRFSNWLQKNGRGSIASRLTGSDQQQGSLKDDFRGFTKAEGRINVGFDRLRQYLGAESQLKQHDPYPDDALIIEALANEEQSKLGPVSTSRKNASNQRKFSDWLKREGRESMVSRLTGTDEQQRSLQEDFRAFTKEEGKKVVVSFNRLRQYLGAESQLKQHDPYPDDARIIDDLAKEALSKLGSNSTSQRKVVLNLASNQRRFSDWLRKKGRGSIGSRLTGSDQQQQSLKDDYSNFTNAEGKRISVSFDRLRQYLGAESQLKQHNPYPDDALMIDSFANEELSKLGPDSTSQRRVVWRLASTQRKFSDWLQTRGRESIASRLNGSDQQQWSLKKDYQDFTEDMGKHTISFKRLRQYQQVVEANAASGLSPEPASGREPAGLDGRSDSRAEFRSTSPLQQVDPPIESRSGLSLDHTEWLGDQHIQTDYELLMQDLQRNDPDLAARTRLIDPLIAHYHLRLGDESTALSAFQRIVNDQNGRDTADFLFLPVSDASASDPDHRGTHWSLLLVDRRNREGPAAYHYDSFRGQNDEFAAMLAQRLGTRLEPVRMTQQRNDYDCGVFVVDGTRALVRRLARRDRPAVLHLDNLVADREQLQRRLSTATNSARAGAAAAEPESSTQIADPAEFWHGVGQPGQLPDSWNTATFRQDLPSAAYSPVQSVNPPDAPWEQSLGASIFGTPQYTLPVDDLGGFVPPSWQHGNQPVPDDLLPAMYLFDLLPSADKPTNFSIHGVPYTATLGPSGMQSDIYLFLQ